CCCGCCTGCGCGTGGGCGAGGTACCCGCCATGCGCACCATTGAGGTCGATACGGTGAACGTGCTGCCCACCGCCGCCGACACCAAAGGCTGGCTTTTATTGGATAAGGACATTCAATTGGAGCTGGACGGCGCAGTGCAGAACCTCTACAATTTCAAGTACGAAAAGGCAGAAAAGCAATTTCGCTCGTTGCGCCGCCGCTACCCCCACCACCCCATGCCCTACTTCCTGCTGGGCCTGAGCACCTGGTGGAAAATAATGCCCACCAACTTCGACAGTAAGCAGTACGACCGACTTTTCTTCGCTTACATGGATACGGCCAACACCTACGCCGAGCGCATGATAAAGGAGGACCCGCACAACTACGAAGCCTATTTTTTCCTTTCGGCCGCCAACGGTTTCGATGCCCGCCTCAACGCCGAGCGCCACAACTGGCGTAAGGCTACCTTCAGCAGCAAGCGCTCGCTCACCTACCTCCAGAAAAGCAGCGAGGCCAACGGCCTGAGCCCCGAGTTTTTATTCGGCGAAGCACTGTTTAATTATTACGCCGTCTGGATTCCCGAAAACTACCCGCTGCTCAAGCCAGTCCTACTATTTTTTCCAAAGGGTAATAAGCAATTGGGCTTAAGCCAATTGCGCACGGTAGCCAACAATGCGTTCTACACCGGAGTCGAGGCCAAGGTATTCCTGATGAAGCTGCTGCACAACGATGAGCACCAGACGGCCGCCGCCATGCCCGTAGCCCGCGGCCTAGCCCTCAAGTACCCCGACAATGGCTACTTTGCCCGCTTCTACGCCCTGCTCTGTTTTGACCAAGCCGATTTTACGGAGTGCGAGCGTGTAAGCCACGATATTCTCGATAAAATCAACGCGGGAATGCCCGGTTATGAAGCCAGCAGCGGCCGTTACGCCGCCTACTTCATGGGCTACCTCATGCAGTATAAGTACCGCGACTTGGAGAAAGCCAAGGATTACTACCAGCGCTGCATCGTCTTCGCCGAAAGCAACGGCGAAACCGACGGCGGCTTTTACCTTTTCGCCAACGCCAACCTGGCCCGCATGGCCGACCACGACCGCGACCTGGTAGCCGCCCGCCGCTACTACGAGGTAGTAGCCGACAAAGCCGACCACAAGTCGGACCAGTACAAGGAAGCCAAGGCGTGGCTAAAAAAGCATAGAGAATAACAGGTTAGCAAATGGCCCTCGGATTAAATGATTTATTTCTAACGCCGCTGTATCTGGCGCTGTTTTATG
The genomic region above belongs to Hymenobacter psoromatis and contains:
- a CDS encoding tol-pal system protein YbgF translates to MSTPVWFFRLLLVMVGVLGLGLPGWAQQTPDTTRLRVGEVPAMRTIEVDTVNVLPTAADTKGWLLLDKDIQLELDGAVQNLYNFKYEKAEKQFRSLRRRYPHHPMPYFLLGLSTWWKIMPTNFDSKQYDRLFFAYMDTANTYAERMIKEDPHNYEAYFFLSAANGFDARLNAERHNWRKATFSSKRSLTYLQKSSEANGLSPEFLFGEALFNYYAVWIPENYPLLKPVLLFFPKGNKQLGLSQLRTVANNAFYTGVEAKVFLMKLLHNDEHQTAAAMPVARGLALKYPDNGYFARFYALLCFDQADFTECERVSHDILDKINAGMPGYEASSGRYAAYFMGYLMQYKYRDLEKAKDYYQRCIVFAESNGETDGGFYLFANANLARMADHDRDLVAARRYYEVVADKADHKSDQYKEAKAWLKKHRE